The Nitrospira sp. sequence AGGATGTCCCGCCGTTTATGTTCGCCGCTGGCGGGTATCGGGCGCACCTGTACGGCCTCAATTCAGTCGGCCTGCAGCGGCACGGGTTTTCAAACGATCGGATCGCTCTGCTCAAAAAAGCGTTTGATCTCCTTTTTCGGGAGGGGCATCGGATGGCCGAAGCGATTCGATTGGCCAAGAAGCAATTCAAAGGGCAGGCCGATGTGGCCAGGATTCTCACGTTTATAGAAGGAACCAAACGCGGAATCTCGCGAGTTGTCAGCATCGATCTGGATCTTGAATTTGATCAGGAAGTGCGAAATCAGTCGTTATGACCGAGGCAGTGTCCATACCAGACGGGCGAATCGGGGTGATCGCCGGGAATGGCCGATTCCCGATCATATTCGCAGATAATGCCCGCAAGATGGGCCTTCAAGTCTATGCGGTGGCTCACGAAGGCGAAACCGAGCCCGAGCTCGAGCAGCATGTCGATCGTATTCATTGGGTCAAGATCGGCCAGCTCAACAAGTTGATCAACGCCTTCAAGACCGACGGTGTTCAGAAAGTGGTAATGCTGGGGGGAATCAAGAAAACCCACATCTATAGCAAAGCGCGGCCTGATTTTCGGGTGTTGGCCTTGGCCACTCGATTGGTGCTTTGGAAGGACGATGATATCCTGCGGGCACTCGCCGCAGAACTCGAAAAAGATGGCATCACGATTTGCGAGTCGACATTCGGTCTCGAGGGGATTTTGGTCCAGGAAGGGACCTTAACATCTCGCCAACCGACCAAGAAAGAGTGGGTCGACATCCGTTATGGTTGGGAGGTGGCCAAGGAAACCGGGCGTCTGGACATCGGCCAATGTGTGGTGGTCAAGGATCGGGTGGTTGTCGCAGTCGAGGCGGTCGAAGGAACCGATGAGGCGATCAAGCGCGGAGGAGAGTTGGCGAAGGACGGTGCAGTCGTCGTGAAGCGGTGCAAGCCGCAGCAGGATCTTCGGTTTGATCTGCCTGCCGTCGGGCCTCGAACCATTGAGGTCATGCGCTCCGCCAAGGCCTCAGTGCTTGCCGTTGAAGCGGGTCGGTCTGTGATACTGGATCGGGACGTGCTCCTTCGCGAGGCAGAGGAAGCCGGAATCGCCGTGGTGGGGGTCGCTCGCGAAGAGGAGTCGAGCGGGACGACGGCAGTGAACGGCTGATTCGAACGAATCCGACGGTCGATTGATCGGTCGATCGATCTCACAAGTGCAATCCGTGGTTGGATTGCAAGACTCTCCACGGTGTTACCAAACAGGTGTATGGTCAAGCTTCGTGCCGGTGTGATCGGGGTCGGCCATCTCGGGCAACACCATGCGCGCCTGTATGCCTCGTTGCCGGACTCGACACTGGTCGGTGTGACTGATCAACACCACGGGCGGGCGTCCGTCATCGCCGAGAAATACGGCGCACAGGTATTCGATGCCCTGCCCGATCTCTTGAGGCAGGTCGATGTTGTCAGCATCGCCGTGCCCACATCGGGTCACTATCCCCTTGCCAAAGCCTGTCTCGAGGTCGGGAAACATGTCCTGGTGGAGAAGCCGCTCGCTGTGCTGCCCATGGAGGCAGAGGAACTTGTAGGGTTGGCAGAGCGTAATGGATGTACGCTGCAAGTAGGGCACAGCGAGCGGTTTAACCCGATCATGCAGATG is a genomic window containing:
- the lpxI gene encoding UDP-2,3-diacylglucosamine diphosphatase LpxI (LpxI, functionally equivalent to LpxH, replaces it in LPS biosynthesis in a minority of bacteria.), encoding MTEAVSIPDGRIGVIAGNGRFPIIFADNARKMGLQVYAVAHEGETEPELEQHVDRIHWVKIGQLNKLINAFKTDGVQKVVMLGGIKKTHIYSKARPDFRVLALATRLVLWKDDDILRALAAELEKDGITICESTFGLEGILVQEGTLTSRQPTKKEWVDIRYGWEVAKETGRLDIGQCVVVKDRVVVAVEAVEGTDEAIKRGGELAKDGAVVVKRCKPQQDLRFDLPAVGPRTIEVMRSAKASVLAVEAGRSVILDRDVLLREAEEAGIAVVGVAREEESSGTTAVNG